The Streptomyces sp. NBC_00569 genomic sequence ATGGAGTGGTAGTACGTCGTCACGCTTCGATAATCGGGCACATCCATGTGCGGCAGCAGTGCAGCCGCAGTTTGCGGCCCCGCCGCAACCACCACCGCCCTGGCGGAGACGGAGGTGCCCGCCGCCGTCAGCACACCGCGGTCCGTCAGCTGCGCGACGGGCGTCTCGAGGCGCACCGTTGCCTCGCTCAGGCGGTCCGCGAGCATGCGTGGCACCGCTTCGATGCCGTCGGTCGGCAGACACAAGGTTCCACGCAGCATGCTGCGCCACACCAGGTGGAAGACGCGGCTGGACGTCTCCAACCCGTCCTCGAGGAAAATGCCGGACACGAACGGCCTGAGCACATCCTCGATGAATGCCTCGGAGAAACCGGCCCGGCGCAGAGCGGAAAGCGTGGTTCGCTCTCCTCTGCGCTTGAGCATCGACGCGGGAAGCAGCATGTCGCGGACCGACATCGACCCGAGCGCTACGACGTCGCGGGCAGACACCACCGATGGGCGGCACAGTCCGCCCAGAACATCGGGACGGCGCATCGGATCGTAGAGCGCGATCTTCCCGGTGCCTGTGTGGACCTGCATGCCGGGGGTGAAGGGCCGCAACCGCAGGTCGCGCAGGCGCAGTCGGCGCCGGACCTGGGGATAGGCGGTGTTGAAGACCTGAAAGCCGCGGTCGATCACGAATCCGTCGACCCGATCGGACCGCATCCGGCCGCCCACGCCATCCGAGGCCTCGAGCACCTGGACCCGGAGACCGGCTGCCTGAAGATCAGCCGCGCATGCGAGCCCCGCAATCCCCGCTCCGACGACCACCACATCGTTCTGTCCGCCTGTCCGGACCATGAGCCACCTCCACGGATGCTCCCCCGAAACGAGGCGCCCTCTCAGGTCGCCCTGCTGTCTCTGTCGGCTCGTTCCTGGCGTGTGCCCGTCGCGGATGCGGCATGCGCTGCGGAGCGCGGGCCGTGCCGTGCCGTGCCGTGCCGTGGCATGAGCCGACAGGGATCACCCCAGGGCGTGGGCCGCCGGGGACGGCCCACGCGGAAGGGGTTCTACTGAGCCTCGGTGCCGAGGGCCTCGGCGGCCACGCTCTGGGCGATGGCCGTGGGCCTGCCCGCTTGCAGGGCGCGATGTGCGGCAGCCTCTGCCGCCGCTTCCCGGGGATGGCGCCTGCGCCAGTAGGGGTTGTCGTGCGGCAGACGGCTGGATACACGCCCGTACATGCCGAACGTCAGGATGACCAGTCCCATCACAAAACTGAAGATGACGTTGCTCAGGCCGAAATCGAGCACATTCGCGGCCTTGTCCAGGATGAACAGGTGCACGAACCCACTGATCAGGAACAGGGTGCCGACGGCCATGTTGAGCGTCGAGGCGACGTTGCCCCCGATGACGCTTCCCGCAACGAGGGCGAGTCCGACGACCACGGAAATGAGGCTGAGGACTCCGTTCGTGCTCATGCCCGCGATGTGGCTGCCGCTCGTGTCGAAGGGGCTCAGCTGGTCGGCGAGGCCGAGGCAGCCGAAGACCAGCAGAACCACGCCGCAGAACGCGGCACCCCAGCGGTACACCTGCGCCAGCTTGTGGTCGAGGGGAAGTTCGTCCTTGAGCTCCATGATGCGGGCACCTCTCTGCTCGCTTGTTCCGCCTTGTGCCCCCCCGACATCTCTTCTGAGGAAGAGCGCCCCACGGTTGCATTCAGCGCAAAAAAGACACCCGCCTCAGGTCCGGCTCCGGTGCGCAAGCGTTCACGCAAGCATCGGCAGCAGCGCCCCGTAGGCGGCGCACCATCACTCCTCTCAGGTGGCCCGTGGCCGGCAAGGGGCCGACCATGAGGCTGATGAGAGAACGGCAGGCTCCCCAGCACAGCCGGGTGCCCTACTTGGCCGGCGCTGTCGCGGTGACGGCTGCCGCTGCGGCAGGCTCTGCGGCAGTGGATCCGGACAGCAACTGGTACCGGCGCCTGAGCAAGCCGTCCTGGCAGCCTCCGGCATGGGCGTTCGGTGCGGTGTGGACACCGCTCTATGTCTCGATCGCCTGGGCCGGAGGTCATGCCCTGACACGTACCGAAGGCGAGCGTCGCGGCGCGCTGGCCGCCTCGTTGGGCGCGAACTTGATACTCAACGCAGCGTGGAGCTGGCTGTTCTTCGGCCGTCGCAGCCCTCGGGCGGGCCTGGTGGGGACCCTGCTGCTCGACCTGAGCAACATCGAGCTCATCCGGCGCACGGCGCGGGTCGACACCGCGGGGGCTCGCGCCCTGCTCCCCTACGCCGGGTGGTGCGCCTTCGCGACGGCGCTCAATGCGGCGATCGCGAGGCGTAATTCCTCCTGAGTCGTCTCAGGCAGCCTGGTGCAGCGGTCGCGACGACGACGATCGTGTGTCACTTCTTCCTCAACGACTCGCGCTTGTGCACGGCGGTACGCTTCGTGCCTGCCGGCGGAGGCGGCCGTCGGCAGGCACGGTCGGGTCAGTCCGCCCGGCGGCTCAGGCGACCGGGCCACCACGCCTTCGGTCCGATGTCCCGGACCAGTGCGGGAACGAGCAGCGACCTCACCACCAGCGTGTCGAGAAGCACGCCAAGGGCGACGATGAAGGCGATCTGCACGAGGAAGGCCAGCGGGATGACGCCAAGTGCGGCGAACGTCGCGGCCAGCACGACTCCGGCCGAGGTGATCACTCCGCCGGTGGCGACCAGAGCCTTGAGAATGCCCTCACGAACGCCGTGTTCCAGTGACTCTTCCCGGGCTCGGGACATCAGGAAGATGTTGTAGTCCACGCCCAGCGCGACCAGGAACACAAACCCGTACAACGGCACGGAGGCGTCGGTGCCCGAGAACCCGAAGACGTGCCGGAACACGAGCGAGGAGATCCCCAGTGTGGCCGCAAAGTTGAGGCCCACCGTGGCGACCAGGATCAGGGGCAGCAGGACGGAGCGCAGCAGTGCGACGAGAATGACCAGGATGATGGCCAGGACGACGGGAACGATCAGCGTGCGATCGCGTTCCGCGGTCTTCTGGGTGTCGTACTGCTGGGCGGTGTAGCCGCCGACCAGAGCGTCAGCGCCGTCGACCTGGTGCAGCGCGGAGCGCATCCGGGAAACCGTGGCCTTGGCGGCGTCGCTGTCGGCGGCGTCCTTCAGCGTGACGTCGACGCGGATCCTTCCGTCCACGACCCGGGTCGGGCCGCTGCCCGGACGTCCCTGCCCGGTCAGGGGAGTTGCGTCGGCAACACCGTCGGTCGCCTTGGCCCGCGCGATGATCTGCTTCTCGTGCTGGGCGCCGGCGATCACTACGGCCGGGTTTCCGGAGCCGCCGGGGAAATGCTCGGCGAGGGTGGCCTGCGCCTGGACCGACGGCGCGTCGTTGACGAAGATCTGGTCGAGCGGAACTCCCTTGGAACTCAGGGTGGGAGCAAAGGCGGCGCACACCAGGAGGCCGCCCAGCGCGATGGCCCAGATCCTGCGCGGCGCCTTTTCCACGACATGCGCGATGCGCCGCCACACTCCGTGTCCGCCGCCGGCGGCCTCCGTCGGGCGCGGACGGGCGGGCCAGTAGGCGGCGTTGCCGAGCAGCACCAGGGCGGCCGGCAGGAAGGTGAGGGTGCTCAGTACGGCGCAGGCGATGCCGATGGCACCGACGGGGCCGAGGGCTCGGTTGTTGGTGAGGTCGCTCAGCAACAGGGCGAGCAGGCCGAGGGCGACCGTGGCGGCGCTGGCGACGATCGCGCCGGTGGACTGGCGCAGCGCGGAGCGCATCGCGGCGAACCGGCCGTGATCACCGGCGAGTTCTTCGCGATAGCGGGCGGTGAGGAGCAGGGCGTAGTCGGTGGCCGCGCCGATCACCAGGATCGACAGGATGCCCTGCACCTGGCCGTCGACTCGGACGACGTCGTGGTCTGCGAGGACGTAGACGACGGCGCAGGCGACACCCAGGGCGAACACCGCGCTGATAATGATCACGAAGGGAAGCAGGACGCTGCGGTAGACCAACAAAAGAATCACCAGGACCGTGATCAGGGCGACTCCCAGGAGCAGTCCGTCGATCCCGGCGAAGGCGTCGGAGAGGTCCGCCTGGCTTGCGGCGGATCCGGCGAGGACAGCGGTGGCGCCGGTGACACGGGATGCCTGCCCGGAGATGCGGTCGAGTGTAGGTGTCAGCTCGTCACCGAGGTCGGGGCGTAGCTGGACGACACCTTCCAACGCCTTTTCATCGCGTGAGGGAATCGCAGGCGACACCTGACCGACCACTCCGGGCGTGCCCTTCAGAGCGGCCAGCACGCGGGTGGCCTGGCTTTGCTGCGCGGCATTCAGAGTTCCGTTGCCGTCTGCGGTCCAGACGACGATCGCCGGCAGGGTCTCGTCTTCCTTGAACGCGCGCCGCGCCTCGATCACGCGGGTCGACTCGGCGTTGCGGGGCAGGAACGCCGCCTGGTCATTGGTGGCGACCTCGCCGAGCCGTCCGGCGTAGGGGCCCAGTGTGCCTCCCACGGCGAGCCAGACGATCAGGAGGACGAGGGGCACCAGCCAGCGAGTGGCTCGTGGAGTGCGGGACATGGTTCTCCCAGGGCAGAGGAGGCGGAGCATAAAACTCAATGACAAAGTATCTTAATGATTGAGTAATGCGTGCTCGGCCAGGTTGTCGCCTGCTGTTCGGCCCAGGGGCACCGATCGGATGCGGACAGCGGCGCCTACATCTGACGGCCGCTCCCGGTCTCGGCGAGTTCCTCGTTGAGGGCATTCAGAAATGTCAGGACAAGGGCCAGGTCAGGTTCGCTGAAGCGCCGGCGGACCCGGTCAGTCGCTTCAGCCAGAGGAGCGAAGTGCCTTCTGGCCTTCACCTGCGCAGTGGGCAGGTAATGCAGGTGCACCACCCTTCGATCTGCACTCTCGCGCACCCGCTTGACGTGACCCGCACGCTCCAGCCGGTCCACACACGCGCTGATCGCGCCAGACGTGAGTCCCAGCCGCTGACGCAGCAGGCTCGGAGTGAGCGGGGTTTCGGAGTCCAGGATGGCCGCGAGTGCCTGCACATCCGTGGGGTGCAGATTCTGGCCGACCGCGAACGCGTGCACGAGCCGGTTGAGTTCACCGTTGAGACGGCGCAGCTCCACGGCAAGGGCAAGCAAGTCCGGGTGCGACGTGGCCGCTCCGTACTCTGCGCCTGCGGCAGAACTGCCGGATGCGGGTGCCTCTTTGGGTTCACGGTGGTCCACCTGCTCACCCTACCGACACCACTCTGGTTTCCGTTCCGGCCGAGGCACCCCTGCCGCGGCACCCCCTCGCCGCCGGCGACTCACCAACCAGTGTCGCCGGAAATGCAGGTCACAGGTCCTGAGGCGGAGGCTTCACGGGGGTGCGTCACCACGTGCGCGTACGCTCCGGCGGACCTCGGCGATATCCGCGAGCCGGTCCAGCTGCCATACGGCCCGTGCGGTCCGGTGAAGGCCGGCGAGCCGTGCCCGGTGCCGGTCGACGAAAGTCCAGTAACCCGCCGTGTAGGGGCACGCGTGCTCCCCCGTGCGCTCACGTGGCCGGTAGACGCACTCCCCGCACAGATCACTCATGCGGTCGATGTAGGCGCCGCCGGACGTGTAGGGCTTGGTGGTCATCCGGCCTCCGTCCGCGTACTGCGACATCCCTACGACGTTGGGCACCATGACCCAGTCGTAGCCGTCCACGAAGCAGCGGCAGAACCAGTCCGT encodes the following:
- a CDS encoding MarR family winged helix-turn-helix transcriptional regulator; translated protein: MDHREPKEAPASGSSAAGAEYGAATSHPDLLALAVELRRLNGELNRLVHAFAVGQNLHPTDVQALAAILDSETPLTPSLLRQRLGLTSGAISACVDRLERAGHVKRVRESADRRVVHLHYLPTAQVKARRHFAPLAEATDRVRRRFSEPDLALVLTFLNALNEELAETGSGRQM
- a CDS encoding MMPL family transporter, producing the protein MSRTPRATRWLVPLVLLIVWLAVGGTLGPYAGRLGEVATNDQAAFLPRNAESTRVIEARRAFKEDETLPAIVVWTADGNGTLNAAQQSQATRVLAALKGTPGVVGQVSPAIPSRDEKALEGVVQLRPDLGDELTPTLDRISGQASRVTGATAVLAGSAASQADLSDAFAGIDGLLLGVALITVLVILLLVYRSVLLPFVIIISAVFALGVACAVVYVLADHDVVRVDGQVQGILSILVIGAATDYALLLTARYREELAGDHGRFAAMRSALRQSTGAIVASAATVALGLLALLLSDLTNNRALGPVGAIGIACAVLSTLTFLPAALVLLGNAAYWPARPRPTEAAGGGHGVWRRIAHVVEKAPRRIWAIALGGLLVCAAFAPTLSSKGVPLDQIFVNDAPSVQAQATLAEHFPGGSGNPAVVIAGAQHEKQIIARAKATDGVADATPLTGQGRPGSGPTRVVDGRIRVDVTLKDAADSDAAKATVSRMRSALHQVDGADALVGGYTAQQYDTQKTAERDRTLIVPVVLAIILVILVALLRSVLLPLILVATVGLNFAATLGISSLVFRHVFGFSGTDASVPLYGFVFLVALGVDYNIFLMSRAREESLEHGVREGILKALVATGGVITSAGVVLAATFAALGVIPLAFLVQIAFIVALGVLLDTLVVRSLLVPALVRDIGPKAWWPGRLSRRAD
- a CDS encoding DUF4383 domain-containing protein, with product MELKDELPLDHKLAQVYRWGAAFCGVVLLVFGCLGLADQLSPFDTSGSHIAGMSTNGVLSLISVVVGLALVAGSVIGGNVASTLNMAVGTLFLISGFVHLFILDKAANVLDFGLSNVIFSFVMGLVILTFGMYGRVSSRLPHDNPYWRRRHPREAAAEAAAHRALQAGRPTAIAQSVAAEALGTEAQ
- a CDS encoding NAD(P)/FAD-dependent oxidoreductase codes for the protein MVRTGGQNDVVVVGAGIAGLACAADLQAAGLRVQVLEASDGVGGRMRSDRVDGFVIDRGFQVFNTAYPQVRRRLRLRDLRLRPFTPGMQVHTGTGKIALYDPMRRPDVLGGLCRPSVVSARDVVALGSMSVRDMLLPASMLKRRGERTTLSALRRAGFSEAFIEDVLRPFVSGIFLEDGLETSSRVFHLVWRSMLRGTLCLPTDGIEAVPRMLADRLSEATVRLETPVAQLTDRGVLTAAGTSVSARAVVVAAGPQTAAALLPHMDVPDYRSVTTYYHSMAPSPLNEPVLLVDARRRFLNTCVISEVVPSYAPAHRALVATSVLGAEAPGREATVRQALSDVYGTDTSAWELVAVRSITHALPVMAPPHSLSRSSRVGGGRYVCGDHRTTGSVQGAMASGARAAREVVRDLASPAAGAGQHASVATRR
- a CDS encoding TspO/MBR family protein, translated to MRLMRERQAPQHSRVPYLAGAVAVTAAAAAGSAAVDPDSNWYRRLSKPSWQPPAWAFGAVWTPLYVSIAWAGGHALTRTEGERRGALAASLGANLILNAAWSWLFFGRRSPRAGLVGTLLLDLSNIELIRRTARVDTAGARALLPYAGWCAFATALNAAIARRNSS